CACTGATGGGATATGTTCACTAAAACTTCAAGTAAATGTGGGATAATTTGGGATGAAATAGGGTTGGCGATGGGATAGACAGTGATCATGAAGATTTTTACGGACCACCCGGCGGATGTCGGCGAAACTTACGCTCAGCATATGGGTGTCTCGATGAGTTTCGGCTTTCGTATGATCATTGCCGGGTTCGGATGCATTCTGCACGGGCTCTTTCCCTTCATCTGCACCCGGACCGGGAG
This genomic window from Algimonas porphyrae contains:
- a CDS encoding DUF6356 family protein; amino-acid sequence: MKIFTDHPADVGETYAQHMGVSMSFGFRMIIAGFGCILHGLFPFICTRTGSRMIERLNHEMCTHRDRRTRPDCPGTATRATETAPTGETA